In the Arcobacter arenosus genome, one interval contains:
- a CDS encoding HesA/MoeB/ThiF family protein, which translates to MSEIHEFFNRQIKLWGEETQDSLQNKKVAIIGSGGLGCSLGIALGASGIGEFAFVDFDEVGVHNIHRQIGFKVGDDGKAKCEVLKELVESRCPYTKVTAYKEGFEEFATRDLEFDLIIDATDNLPTRAAINEYCLNKKQPWIYGSVEEFHGQVCFFEEASYEAVFQINDRKPNGIACPIVMHIASLQANLAIRHLAGLPVKKDILYYLSFDSEGVLQNQKFNLPKN; encoded by the coding sequence ATGAGTGAGATTCATGAGTTTTTCAACAGACAAATAAAACTTTGGGGTGAGGAAACACAAGATTCCCTTCAAAATAAAAAAGTAGCTATTATAGGAAGTGGTGGACTAGGGTGTAGTTTAGGTATTGCACTTGGTGCTTCTGGTATTGGAGAGTTTGCTTTTGTTGATTTTGATGAGGTTGGAGTTCACAATATTCATAGACAAATTGGTTTTAAAGTTGGTGATGATGGTAAAGCAAAATGTGAAGTTTTAAAAGAGCTTGTTGAATCAAGATGTCCTTATACAAAAGTAACTGCATATAAAGAAGGTTTTGAAGAGTTTGCCACAAGAGATTTAGAATTTGATTTGATTATAGATGCAACTGATAACTTACCAACAAGAGCTGCTATAAATGAGTATTGTTTAAACAAAAAACAACCATGGATTTATGGAAGTGTTGAGGAGTTTCATGGACAAGTATGTTTTTTTGAAGAAGCATCTTATGAAGCTGTATTTCAAATAAATGATAGAAAACCAAATGGAATTGCTTGTCCTATTGTTATGCATATAGCATCTTTACAAGCAAATTTAGCAATTAGACATCTTGCTGGGCTTCCTGTAAAAAAAGATATTTTATATTACCTTTCATTTGATTCTGAGGGTGTATTACAAAACCAAAAATTCAATCTTCCAAAAAATTAA
- the carB gene encoding carbamoyl-phosphate synthase large subunit: MPKREDIKSILLIGSGPIVIGQACEFDYSGTQATKTLKELGYRVVLINSNPATIMTDPEFADKTYIEPITEEVVAKIIEKENIDAILPTMGGQTALNVATSMYDKGMLDGIHFLGANPEAIKKGEDRHLFNEAMIKIGMDLPKSANAYTLEEAIKVAKEIGFPVISRASFTLAGGGSGVAYNMDEFKLLAEAGLEASPINEIEIMESMLGWKEYEMEVIRDRKDNCIIVCSIENLDPMGVHTGDSVTIAPALTLTDKEYQNMRNASFAILREIGVDTGGSNVQFSICPKTGRMIVIEMNPRVSRSSALASKATGYPIAKVATLLAVGFTLDEIENDITGTAASFEPVIDYIVTKVPRFTFEKFPKADSTLTTGMKSVGEVMAIGRTFNESIQKALCSMETGIVGFDPICDDLEKIKAEIRRPNADRLRYLMEAYRKGLTNEEIFELCAIDPWFLAKFREIYNIEQSIDESILSDEIKMRNAKTNGFSDKMIANLIGKSEEDVYRARKALDVEFEYNEVDTCAAEFKALTPYLYSTTNITKLPKVEKKDDDKKVLIIGGGPNRIGQGIEFDYCCVHASFALNEIGVKTIMYNCNPETVSTDYDTSDILYFEPIDFEHVRSVIETEQPDGIIVHFGGQTPLKLANAIHDAGGKIIGTTAEVIDLAEDREKFSTFVEKAGLLQPDNGTAVEVNEAIEIAERIGYPVLVRPSFVLGGRGMKIVYSTDELKQYMDEAVSVSNDAPVLIDKFLDRAIELDVDCICDGKEVYIGGIMQHIEEAGVHSGDSACSLPPISIDQELIKELESKTKAMALGLGVVGLMNTQYAIHKGQIYLIEVNPRASRTVPFVSKATGMPLAKVATRVMWGESLRSALDNYNADLVWEDNGVLKPILKDHVAVKEAVFPFNKLSGSDPILTPEMKSTGEVMGISDNFGESYAKAQSAAKNHLPTEGKVFISLCDLDKEFAPKLASDLINEGFTVVATGGTHKVISEAGIECEKVLKISEGRPNITDSITNGEIALAFNTSDGKGSSKSDGQDIRRVVLKENIPYVTTAAAALACVEAMKVLKQKDGVGVKSIQEFLND; this comes from the coding sequence ATGCCAAAACGAGAAGACATAAAATCTATTTTACTTATCGGTTCAGGACCAATTGTTATTGGACAAGCTTGTGAATTTGATTACTCTGGTACTCAAGCAACGAAAACGCTTAAAGAGTTAGGATATAGAGTTGTTTTAATCAATTCAAATCCAGCTACTATTATGACTGACCCTGAATTTGCAGATAAGACTTATATTGAGCCTATTACAGAAGAGGTTGTTGCAAAAATAATTGAAAAAGAAAATATCGATGCTATTTTACCAACAATGGGTGGTCAAACTGCACTTAATGTTGCAACTTCGATGTACGACAAAGGGATGCTAGATGGGATTCATTTCCTAGGTGCAAATCCTGAAGCAATTAAAAAAGGTGAAGATAGACACCTATTTAATGAAGCTATGATTAAGATTGGTATGGATTTACCAAAAAGTGCAAATGCTTATACTTTAGAAGAAGCAATTAAAGTTGCTAAAGAAATAGGTTTCCCAGTAATCTCTAGGGCATCATTTACACTTGCAGGTGGTGGTTCTGGTGTTGCATACAATATGGATGAGTTTAAATTACTAGCAGAAGCTGGTCTTGAAGCATCTCCAATTAATGAAATTGAAATCATGGAATCTATGCTTGGTTGGAAAGAATACGAAATGGAAGTTATCAGAGATAGAAAAGATAACTGTATTATTGTATGTTCAATTGAAAACCTTGACCCAATGGGTGTACATACAGGTGACTCTGTAACAATTGCACCTGCACTTACTCTTACAGATAAAGAGTATCAAAATATGAGAAATGCATCATTTGCTATTTTAAGAGAGATTGGAGTTGATACAGGTGGTTCAAATGTTCAGTTCTCAATTTGTCCAAAAACAGGAAGAATGATTGTAATTGAAATGAATCCAAGAGTTTCAAGATCATCAGCACTTGCTTCTAAAGCAACAGGTTATCCTATTGCAAAAGTTGCTACACTACTTGCCGTTGGATTTACATTAGATGAGATTGAAAACGATATTACAGGAACAGCAGCATCATTTGAGCCAGTAATTGATTATATCGTTACAAAAGTTCCAAGATTTACTTTTGAAAAATTCCCTAAAGCTGACTCAACACTTACAACAGGTATGAAATCAGTTGGTGAAGTTATGGCTATTGGTAGAACATTTAATGAATCTATTCAAAAAGCACTTTGTTCAATGGAAACTGGAATAGTTGGATTTGACCCAATTTGTGATGATTTAGAAAAAATCAAAGCAGAAATTAGAAGACCAAATGCAGATAGATTAAGATATTTAATGGAAGCATATAGAAAAGGTCTTACAAATGAAGAGATTTTTGAATTATGTGCTATTGACCCATGGTTCTTAGCTAAATTTAGAGAAATCTACAATATTGAGCAATCAATTGATGAATCAATCCTTAGTGATGAAATTAAAATGAGAAATGCTAAAACAAATGGTTTCTCTGACAAGATGATTGCTAATTTAATTGGTAAATCAGAAGAGGATGTTTATCGTGCTAGAAAAGCTTTAGATGTAGAGTTTGAGTACAATGAAGTTGATACTTGTGCTGCTGAGTTTAAAGCTTTAACTCCGTACCTTTATTCAACTACAAATATTACAAAGTTACCAAAAGTTGAGAAAAAAGATGATGATAAGAAAGTATTAATTATTGGTGGTGGACCAAACAGAATTGGACAAGGTATTGAGTTCGATTATTGTTGTGTACATGCCTCATTTGCATTAAATGAAATTGGTGTAAAAACAATCATGTATAACTGTAACCCTGAAACAGTTTCAACAGATTATGATACGTCAGATATTTTATATTTTGAACCAATTGATTTCGAACACGTAAGATCTGTAATAGAAACTGAGCAACCAGATGGAATTATTGTTCACTTTGGTGGACAAACTCCATTAAAACTTGCAAATGCTATCCATGATGCAGGTGGAAAGATTATTGGTACAACGGCAGAAGTTATTGATTTAGCTGAAGATAGAGAAAAATTCTCTACTTTTGTTGAAAAAGCAGGATTATTACAACCAGACAATGGTACAGCTGTAGAAGTAAATGAAGCAATAGAAATTGCTGAAAGAATTGGATATCCAGTATTAGTTAGACCATCATTTGTTCTTGGTGGTAGAGGTATGAAAATTGTTTACTCGACTGATGAGTTAAAACAATATATGGATGAAGCAGTATCTGTATCAAATGATGCACCAGTTTTAATTGATAAATTCTTAGATAGAGCAATTGAGCTTGATGTTGATTGTATTTGTGATGGAAAAGAAGTATATATTGGTGGAATTATGCAACATATTGAGGAAGCTGGTGTTCACTCAGGTGACTCTGCTTGTTCTTTACCTCCAATCTCAATTGACCAAGAGTTAATTAAAGAATTAGAATCTAAAACAAAAGCTATGGCATTAGGTCTTGGTGTTGTTGGACTTATGAATACTCAATATGCTATTCATAAAGGGCAAATTTATCTAATCGAAGTAAACCCAAGAGCATCTAGAACAGTTCCATTTGTAAGTAAAGCAACAGGTATGCCACTTGCAAAAGTTGCAACTAGAGTTATGTGGGGTGAAAGCTTAAGATCTGCACTTGATAACTATAACGCTGATTTAGTATGGGAAGATAATGGTGTATTAAAACCAATCTTAAAAGACCATGTTGCAGTTAAAGAAGCTGTATTCCCATTTAATAAACTTAGTGGTTCAGACCCAATCTTAACTCCAGAGATGAAATCAACTGGAGAAGTTATGGGGATTTCTGATAACTTTGGAGAGTCTTATGCAAAAGCACAAAGTGCGGCAAAAAATCACTTACCAACTGAAGGTAAAGTATTTATCTCTTTATGTGACTTAGACAAAGAGTTTGCACCAAAATTAGCATCTGATTTAATCAATGAAGGTTTTACAGTTGTTGCAACAGGTGGAACACATAAAGTTATTTCTGAAGCTGGAATTGAGTGTGAAAAAGTACTTAAAATTAGCGAAGGTAGACCAAATATTACTGATAGTATTACAAATGGTGAAATTGCATTAGCATTTAATACTTCTGATGGAAAAGGTTCTTCAAAATCTGATGGACAAGATATTAGAAGAGTGGTACTAAAAGAGAATATTCCTTATGTTACTACAGCAGCTGCAGCTTTAGCTTGTGTTGAAGCTATGAAAGTGTTGAAACAAAAAGATGGTGTAGGTGTTAAATCTATCCAAGAATTTTTAAATGACTAA
- a CDS encoding Sua5 YciO YrdC YwlC family protein, translating to MTKSSEKVYLVQTDTTVGFSSSSDEKLSGIKQRPNSQKMLQTVDSFKTLNSFTRVPKEHKKRVRHSKKTTFIYPNGNSYRVIFQDSDFYNFIKKFKSLYSTSANLTGKNFDEIFAKEKSDVIVYSKDNFNETTASTIYKLSKIKKKKIR from the coding sequence ATGACTAAATCATCAGAAAAAGTATATTTAGTTCAAACTGACACAACTGTAGGTTTCTCATCATCTAGTGATGAGAAACTTTCAGGAATAAAACAAAGACCAAATTCTCAAAAAATGCTTCAAACAGTAGATTCTTTTAAGACTTTAAATAGTTTTACAAGAGTTCCTAAAGAGCATAAAAAAAGAGTTAGACACTCTAAAAAAACAACTTTTATTTATCCCAATGGCAATTCATATAGAGTGATTTTTCAAGATAGTGATTTTTATAATTTTATTAAGAAATTTAAGTCTTTATATTCAACTTCTGCAAATCTAACTGGAAAAAATTTTGATGAGATATTTGCAAAAGAAAAAAGTGATGTTATTGTTTATTCAAAAGATAATTTTAATGAAACAACCGCTTCAACAATTTATAAACTATCTAAAATAAAGAAAAAAAAGATTAGATAA
- a CDS encoding response regulator transcription factor codes for MKIIALTKQDFLINELKKSSEFEIIQIGEYEEFYNLNISEESILFLQHLDSDDSDKIFQELSDNYNCKFIAIRNATNNIEGCTLLKKGFKSYIHSLSNISIIESVIETVKNGNTWVYPELMQFLINSIPLNGNNENKLFEDLKVKELEVLELVAQGLTNSKIANTLDIAEVTVKKHISSLFKKLKVKDRLALALVYKNNIN; via the coding sequence ATGAAAATAATAGCACTTACTAAACAAGATTTCTTAATAAATGAATTAAAGAAATCATCAGAATTTGAAATTATTCAAATTGGAGAATATGAAGAGTTTTATAATCTAAATATTTCAGAAGAGAGTATTTTATTTTTACAACATTTAGATAGTGATGATTCAGATAAAATATTTCAAGAATTATCTGATAATTATAATTGTAAATTTATAGCTATAAGAAATGCAACAAATAATATTGAAGGTTGTACACTACTAAAAAAAGGTTTTAAATCATATATTCACTCTTTAAGTAATATCTCTATAATAGAAAGTGTAATTGAAACTGTAAAAAATGGAAATACTTGGGTTTATCCTGAGTTAATGCAGTTTTTAATAAATTCAATTCCTTTGAATGGAAACAATGAGAATAAACTTTTTGAAGATTTAAAAGTGAAAGAATTAGAAGTTTTAGAACTAGTAGCCCAAGGCTTAACTAATAGTAAAATTGCAAATACCCTTGACATTGCAGAAGTTACAGTAAAAAAACATATTAGTTCATTGTTTAAAAAATTAAAAGTAAAGGATAGATTGGCTTTAGCGTTAGTTTATAAAAATAATATAAATTAG
- a CDS encoding HlyD family type I secretion periplasmic adaptor subunit encodes MEEKKDFDDQLKRSFTFQNRELLDNYVILALTDIDGIIKHVSTSLCNVFKYKPSELINKPYSILIKKDSIINFDNQFNEAKSLKTTWKGEIKHSSHTDSLIWTDTIITPLFNDEKKHIGFIITSNDITKEKTLKKVNEENLLKKKHDKSTLEFMPSFSSAILLRTSSGLHKVLWLISFTILFLLTWSYFSEIDDIVKTNGKVITSTNIQTISSLDGGILKESFVKEGNKVKKDEILFKLSDVNYKSEIEKNKYNMYTFIAKAQRLKAQAENTEIKKDEEVVKYDPEIMENEIQLFKINEKKFQSSISVLKEQLSQRKNDLNDAYKNLKITKDNYNLIQKEMKIKLPLVEDRIISKVELLDLQRKKNDVEAELKSLKGSIPTLKSSIKEIERSIDETTEDYRSKAKDELLVVYNDLKTVKEDLKFLEEKLTETIIKSPNDGVIKKINVKTKGEAVSPGVVMAQIVPDSKYMLAEIKVDPADIGFLYEGQKVRIKLRPYDFSLYGAVEGEISYISADTLVDEKDPEKESYIVHIKADTKFLNNNKKLEIKPGMTVDADILIGKKTILSYILKPIVRSLDI; translated from the coding sequence GTGGAAGAAAAAAAAGATTTTGACGACCAGTTGAAAAGAAGTTTTACTTTTCAAAACAGAGAATTGTTAGATAACTATGTGATTTTGGCACTTACAGATATTGATGGAATAATCAAACATGTAAGTACAAGTCTTTGTAATGTGTTTAAATATAAACCATCTGAACTAATTAATAAACCCTATTCAATATTGATTAAGAAAGATTCAATCATAAACTTTGATAATCAATTTAATGAGGCAAAAAGTTTAAAGACCACTTGGAAAGGTGAGATTAAACATAGTTCTCACACTGACTCATTAATTTGGACAGATACCATTATAACACCATTATTTAATGATGAAAAAAAACATATTGGTTTTATTATCACAAGTAATGATATAACAAAAGAAAAAACACTTAAAAAAGTTAATGAAGAAAACCTTTTAAAAAAGAAACATGATAAATCTACGTTAGAATTTATGCCATCATTTTCTTCAGCAATATTACTTAGAACATCAAGTGGATTGCATAAGGTTTTATGGCTTATATCTTTTACAATCTTATTTTTATTAACTTGGTCATATTTTTCTGAGATTGATGATATTGTAAAAACAAATGGAAAAGTTATTACAAGTACAAATATTCAAACAATTTCATCCCTTGATGGTGGAATATTAAAAGAAAGTTTTGTAAAAGAGGGTAATAAAGTAAAAAAAGATGAAATCCTTTTCAAACTTTCAGATGTAAATTACAAAAGTGAAATTGAAAAAAATAAATATAATATGTATACATTCATTGCAAAAGCTCAAAGATTAAAAGCACAAGCTGAAAATACTGAAATTAAAAAAGATGAAGAAGTTGTAAAATATGACCCAGAAATAATGGAAAATGAAATACAACTATTTAAAATAAATGAGAAAAAATTTCAATCTTCAATAAGTGTACTAAAAGAGCAATTATCACAAAGAAAAAATGATTTAAATGATGCATATAAAAATCTAAAAATCACTAAAGATAATTATAACTTAATACAAAAAGAGATGAAAATAAAACTACCTTTAGTTGAAGATAGAATCATCTCAAAGGTTGAATTACTTGACTTACAAAGAAAGAAAAATGATGTCGAAGCTGAATTAAAAAGCTTAAAAGGTTCAATACCTACTTTAAAATCATCAATTAAAGAGATTGAAAGAAGTATTGATGAAACAACAGAAGATTATAGATCAAAAGCAAAAGATGAACTTTTAGTTGTATATAATGACTTAAAAACTGTAAAAGAAGATTTAAAGTTTTTAGAAGAAAAATTAACTGAAACAATTATAAAATCTCCAAACGATGGAGTTATAAAAAAGATTAATGTTAAAACAAAAGGGGAAGCAGTTTCTCCTGGTGTTGTAATGGCTCAAATTGTCCCTGACTCGAAATATATGTTAGCAGAAATAAAAGTTGACCCAGCTGATATAGGTTTTTTATATGAAGGGCAAAAAGTTAGAATAAAACTAAGACCTTATGATTTTTCTTTATATGGTGCTGTTGAGGGTGAAATATCTTATATCTCTGCTGATACTTTAGTTGATGAAAAAGACCCAGAAAAAGAGAGTTATATTGTACATATAAAAGCAGATACAAAATTTCTAAACAATAATAAAAAACTTGAAATTAAACCAGGTATGACTGTAGATGCAGATATACTAATTGGTAAGAAAACAATTTTAAGCTACATTTTAAAACCAATTGTAAGGTCACTTGACATATGA
- a CDS encoding TolC family protein: MNIRIKSFIIFQFLMVSSLFGFSIKDGFPLALENDMDFKINKNNLNNINIDKKIADSLLYPSVDFSAKVEASNLTQGKLTPDNEPLTKSDNYELKFTQPIFDGFESSYEKKLQEQKFKSAVYYLKETQNNIALNYAIAYVNTLREKDLLNLSKESLQISKDIFDKVYKKVNVGYGTKLEFDEVKANMAETQVNLDIQKINFKEAIENLKLYVQSDFDSSELEKPNLNIELPKNVKEALEIAYNENPSINVSKANVFVAKFEQQRDKKDFYPNLDFVGSYNINNALFKESDEEYNEYKVGFEVSYNLFNGGKDTLKDKKALQNIKDKELLVKKSEYQVKTDLRLAWNAYNLNNEKQESLKQYLIVKKDVLDATNKEFDLGLKDLNTLLETHIEYVDIKKDLIRNTYDLMIAKYEILSAMGNLSDVLEDKLPTLDKVNTSDLVQNMQKELDFSYDKDEKHKQKKLAVLNKNKKVISKEKYEKPIKKVSFQNINYEKLNKNLEKNITDTIENEFKEKFLNASKNKYTINLAISDSEIKAQRLLDRYELNDNAFFFSFREVNPLQRIVMGIYDSKQEAKKALSKLHKNLKRNKPIIEKIAIKQRVYHKYHSKNELIKQDIYTAQATTTSIKPLIKKVAFSTIEPVTNKVPNKNLEKRVENFQYNSFKDKFLNASKDKYTINLAYSDSEIKAQALLDKYGLSNNGFFFKFRYENPLQKIMLGVFDSKEEALKAMASLPNGLKINRPRVEKVSIKQALFHKYNKNYSTNLGSI; the protein is encoded by the coding sequence ATGAACATAAGAATAAAAAGTTTTATTATTTTTCAATTTTTAATGGTTTCTTCTCTTTTTGGATTTTCTATAAAAGATGGTTTTCCATTAGCTTTAGAAAATGATATGGATTTTAAAATCAATAAAAACAATTTAAATAATATAAATATTGATAAAAAAATTGCTGATTCTTTATTGTACCCTTCAGTAGATTTTTCTGCGAAAGTTGAAGCTAGTAACTTAACACAAGGAAAACTTACTCCTGATAATGAACCTTTAACAAAATCTGACAACTATGAATTGAAATTTACTCAACCTATATTTGACGGTTTTGAATCTTCTTATGAAAAAAAGCTTCAAGAACAAAAATTTAAATCTGCTGTTTATTACTTAAAAGAGACTCAAAATAATATTGCACTAAATTATGCAATTGCTTATGTAAATACTTTAAGGGAAAAAGATTTACTAAATCTTAGTAAAGAAAGCTTACAAATTAGCAAAGATATATTTGATAAAGTTTATAAAAAAGTTAATGTTGGATATGGAACAAAACTAGAGTTTGACGAGGTAAAAGCTAATATGGCTGAAACTCAAGTTAATTTAGATATTCAAAAAATAAATTTTAAAGAAGCAATTGAAAACTTAAAATTGTATGTTCAAAGTGATTTTGATAGTAGTGAACTTGAAAAACCAAATTTAAATATAGAATTACCAAAAAATGTAAAAGAAGCTTTAGAAATAGCTTATAACGAGAATCCATCAATTAATGTTTCAAAAGCAAATGTTTTTGTTGCAAAATTTGAACAACAAAGGGATAAAAAAGATTTTTATCCAAATTTAGATTTTGTAGGATCTTATAACATTAATAATGCCTTATTTAAAGAAAGTGACGAAGAATACAATGAATATAAGGTTGGATTTGAAGTTTCATACAATTTATTTAATGGTGGTAAAGACACCCTTAAAGATAAAAAAGCTTTACAAAATATAAAAGATAAAGAACTATTAGTTAAAAAAAGCGAATACCAAGTAAAAACGGATTTAAGACTTGCTTGGAATGCCTATAACTTAAATAATGAAAAACAAGAGAGTCTAAAACAATATTTAATAGTAAAAAAAGATGTTTTAGATGCTACAAATAAAGAGTTTGATTTAGGACTTAAAGATTTAAACACTCTTTTAGAAACTCATATAGAATATGTAGATATTAAAAAAGATTTAATTAGAAATACATATGATTTAATGATTGCAAAATATGAAATACTAAGTGCAATGGGTAATTTAAGTGATGTCTTAGAAGATAAATTACCAACTTTAGATAAAGTTAATACTAGTGATTTAGTTCAAAATATGCAAAAAGAATTAGACTTTTCATATGATAAAGATGAAAAACATAAGCAAAAAAAATTAGCTGTATTAAATAAAAATAAAAAAGTGATTTCAAAAGAAAAATATGAAAAACCAATAAAAAAAGTTTCTTTCCAAAATATCAATTATGAAAAGTTAAATAAAAATCTTGAAAAAAATATAACAGATACAATAGAAAATGAGTTTAAAGAGAAGTTTTTAAATGCTTCAAAAAATAAATATACAATTAATCTTGCTATTTCTGATTCAGAAATAAAAGCTCAAAGATTATTGGATAGATACGAGTTGAACGACAACGCTTTTTTCTTTAGTTTTAGAGAGGTAAATCCTTTACAAAGAATTGTAATGGGAATTTATGATTCAAAACAAGAAGCTAAAAAAGCTTTATCAAAACTTCATAAAAATCTAAAAAGAAATAAACCTATTATAGAAAAAATTGCTATTAAACAAAGAGTTTATCATAAATATCATAGTAAAAATGAATTAATTAAACAAGATATTTATACAGCACAAGCAACTACTACAAGTATTAAGCCTTTAATTAAAAAAGTTGCTTTTTCTACTATTGAACCAGTTACAAATAAAGTTCCTAATAAAAATTTAGAAAAAAGAGTAGAAAACTTTCAATATAATAGTTTTAAAGATAAGTTTTTAAATGCTTCGAAAGATAAATACACTATAAATTTAGCATATTCAGATTCTGAAATAAAAGCTCAAGCCTTATTAGATAAATATGGATTATCAAATAATGGTTTCTTTTTTAAATTTAGATATGAAAATCCATTACAAAAAATTATGCTTGGAGTTTTTGATTCTAAAGAGGAAGCTTTAAAAGCTATGGCTTCTTTACCTAACGGTTTAAAAATAAATAGACCAAGAGTAGAAAAAGTTTCAATTAAACAAGCTTTATTCCATAAATATAATAAAAATTATTCTACTAATCTTGGGAGTATATAA